The following coding sequences are from one Rutidosis leptorrhynchoides isolate AG116_Rl617_1_P2 chromosome 11, CSIRO_AGI_Rlap_v1, whole genome shotgun sequence window:
- the LOC139875363 gene encoding uncharacterized mitochondrial protein AtMg00860-like, which yields MDRMNHVFHEYLDKFVIVFIDDILVFSKSKEEHENHLLVVLETLRSKKLFAKFSKCEFWLQRVAFLGHVVSAEGIMMDPVKVEAITNWSRPTSVVEVRSFLGLAGYYRRFVEGFSTIALPLTKLLRKGEKFVWTDER from the coding sequence ATGGATCGAATGAACCATGTGTTCCAtgagtatttggataagtttgtgatCGTATTCATTGATGATATCTTGGTATTCTCAAAGAGTAAAGAAGAGCATGAGAATCATCTTCTTGTTGTACTTGAAACCCTCCGAAGTAAGAAATTGTTTgcgaagttctctaaatgtgaattctgGTTGCAAAGAGTTGCCTTCTTGGGTCATGTTGTATCAGCTGAGGGTATAATGATGGATCCAGTAAAAGTTGAGGCGATTACAAATTGGTCAAGACCTACTTCCGTTGTTGAGGTTCGAAGTTTTcttggtttagctggttattatcgaagatttGTTGAAGGTTTTTCAACGATTGCTTTGCCGCTTACCAAGTTGTTGAGGAAAGGGGAAAAATTTGTGTGGACCGATGAACGATAA